The Ruania halotolerans genome contains the following window.
GAAGGACTGATCGTGATCATCGCCGTCTTCGGCGCCACCGGCACTGCCGGTAGCGCCGTCACCTCCGAAGCGCTCTCTCGGGGGCACCACGTCATCGCTGTTTCCCGCACCCCTGGACGGGACTCGGCACAACTCAGCTGGCGGAGCATCGATCTTGACGCAGGGGAGAAGCTCGAGCCGATCCTGGCGCACACCGATGTCGCGGTCCTCACCGTCCGGCCAGATCCGGGTCAGGAACACCGGATCGTGCAGTGGACGTCGACATTCCTTGATGCGGCGGCTGCCACCGAAACGAGGGTCATCGTGATCGGCGGTGCCGCTGCCCTCCGCACTCCCGGCAGCACGCAGACCCTCGTCGCCGACGACCCCGCGTACGTCGCACCGCAGTGGGCATCCGTGGCGCGTGCCAGCCTCGAGCAGTTCCGTGCCTGCGTCCGCCACTCCTCCTCGCGATGGACGTACCTGAGCCCGCCGGCCATCCTGGAACCAGGCCCGGGCGCCGGTACCTATCGCCGAGGTACCACGCGGCTTCTCACCAACGCCGACGGCGTCTCACAGATCACCGCCGGTGACCTCTCGCTCGCCGTGCTCGACGAGGTGGAGAGCCCCCAGGGTGACCAGCACTTCACCGTCTGCGCAGCCGATCCGCCCTAGTGGTGCCCGAATGCACAGCAGGTTCGGCGCGGGATTTCACGCCGAACGGCCAGCACGGCGTAGCGTAGGAGCCATGAGTGAGGCCGGATACGGCGACTTCGAGTTCGAGCGCAAGTTCTTCGTGCGCTCCTTGCCCACCGACCTGTGGGACGAACCTGCGCCGGATGTGATCGTGCAGTCCTACTTCCTCGCCTCCGAGGGGTACGCCCTGCGGGTGCGACTGCAAGCTCCTGCACCCGCAGCGCTGGTGGGCAGGGCTGGCGACCTCGATGCCGGGACCGTCCTGAACGAATTGTCCGGGCAGTGGGAGCTGTGCACTCTGACCGCCAAGGGCCCGGCCGCCGGCGGTACCCGCTACGAGGCCGAGCGGGAGCTTGACCCCATCGTGGCCGAGGAGATGGTGCGCCGCGGTGGTGCGAAGGTGATCAAACTGCGCCATGCGATCTGGCTCGGTGAGGACGGCTGGGTACTGGACCAGTTCCTGGGCACCAATGCGCCCCTGGTGATCGCCGAGTGTGAGCGGGAGAGCCCGGTCACGGACCTGACCATCCCGGCCTTCTGCGCCACGGAGATCTCCGATGACGCCCGCTTCGCCAACGAGCAGCTGGCCGCCCGCCCGTACTCGGCGTGGTCGCGTCAGTTCAAGAGCGAGCTGGCTACCAGCGGCCCCCGTTACCTGCAAACGTTCGGGCCCAACACCTCCGGCCACTGACCCTCACCGGGGCACGTTGGCGGGCATTCGCGGCCTGATCTCCGGCCACCACCTTGCCGACACGACCCTGCCCTCTGCCCGGGGTGCCACGTCTACACTCGAGAGCATGACTGCGATGTCCCCTGCGCCCCCTACCGAGCCGGTGCGCTCAACCAGTCCGGTGCGCTCGAGCAGCGGCGGCACCCACCCGGCCGCCCGCACGGCGGACCAGGTCGCGGCAGACGCGAGCGCCGTCGTCGGATCAGCCGATCTCAGCAACGGTGCCCTGCGCACGTTCCTCCACGGCCTTCCGGGCGTGGACAAGGTCGGCCTGGATGCTCGTGCGGCCACTCTCGGGACCCGGTCGATCAAGACGACCGCCAAGGCATGGGCGTTGGACACGATCATCTCGATGATCGACCTGACCACCCTCGAAGGTGCCGACACCCCCGGCCGGGTGCGCTCCCTCGTCGCCAAGGCACGCACCCCCGAACCGGCCGATCCCAGCTGCCCCCGGCCGGCCGCCGTCTGCGTGTACGGGGACATGGTGACTGTGGCCAAGGAGGCCCTGGGGTCGTCCTCGGGAATCAACGTCGCCGCCGTGGCGACGGCGTTCCCCGCCGGGCGAGCGGGCCGCACCGCCCGGATCGCCGACACCACCGACGCCGTGAAGGCCGGCGCCGAGGAAATCGACATGGTGATCGACCGCGGCGCGTTCCTTTCTGGCCACTACCGGAAGGTGTTCGACGACATCGTCGCCGTCCGGGAGATCTGCCAGCAGCGCACCGGTGAGCCAGCGCACCTGAAGGTGATCCTGGAGACCGGCGAACTCGCCACCTACGACAATGTGCGCCGCGCCTCCTGGCTGTCGATGCTGGCCGGAGCTGACTTCATCAAGACCTCGACCGGGAAGGTCTCCCCCGCCGCCACCCTGCCAGTGACAGTGCTCATGCTGGAGGCGGTGCGAGACTTCCTCGCGGCCACCGGCGTCCACGTAGGAGTCAAGCCGGCCGGTGGGATCCGTACCTCGAAGGATGCGATCAAGTACCTGGTGGCCGTGAACGAAGTGGCCGGGGAAGCCTGGCTGGAGCCGGAGTTCTTCCGGTTCGGCGCCTCATCCCTGCTCAATGACGTGCTGCTGCAGCGGCAGAAGCTCAGTACGGGCGCCTACTCCGGCCCCGACTATGTGACGATCGACTAGAAGGCAGCGACACTGATGCCCCGATTCGAATACGCTCCCGCTCCGGAGTCGCGCGCCGTCGTCGACATCGACTCCTCCTACGGCCTGTTCATCGACGGTGAGTTCACCCAGGGCTCCTCCGGGCAGGCGATGAAGACGGTCAACCCAGCCACCGAGGAGGTGCTCGCCGAGGTTGCGGTGGCCGACGAGGCGGACGTTGACCGTGCCATCAAGGCCGCCCGCAAGGCCCAGGAGAAGGTCTGGGGCCCGATGCCCGGATCCGAACGGGCCAAATATCTCTTCCGGATCGCCCGCCTGCTCGCCGAGCGAGCTCGGGAGTTCGCGGTGCTGGAGACACTCGACAACGGCAAGCCGATCCGCGAGTCACGCGATGTGGATGTGCCCACTGCCGCTGCACACTTCTTCTATTACGCCGGCTGGGCGGACAAGCTCGAGCACGCCGGATTCGGGTCGAACCCCACGCCACACGGCGTGGCCGCACAAGTGATCCCGTGGAACTTTCCCCTGCTGATGCTCGCGTGGAAGATCGCTCCCGCGCTGGCCGCCGGGAACACCGTGGTGCTCAAGCCGGCCGAGACCACGCCGCTCACCGCCCTGCTGTTCGCGGACCTGCTCCGGCAGGCCGACCTGCCCGCCGGGGTGGTGAACATCGTGACCGGCGCCGGGCCGACCGGCCAGACCCTGGTGACCCACCCGGGAGTGGACAAGGTGGCCTTCACTGGGAGCACCGCCGTCGGGCGGCAGATCGCCCGCCAGCTCGCCGGGACCCGCATCCCTGCCACCCTGGAGCTGGGGGGAAAGGCCGCGAACATCGTGTTCGACGATGCCGCCCTGGATCAGGCGATCGAGGGCATCGTGAACGGCATCTTCTTCAATCAGGGGCAGGTGTGCTGCGCCGGGTCCCGGCTGCTGGTGCAGGAGTCGATCGCCGATGAGCTCGTGGACCGGCTCAAGGACCGCTTGGGCACCCTCAGGGTGGGTGACCCGATGGACAAGAACACCGATGTGGGTGCAATCAACTCGGCCCGCCAGCTGGACCGGATCCGCGAACTCACCCAAGCCGGAGAGGACGAGGGTGCCACCCGCTGGACCAGCGACTGTGCGCTGCCCGAGACCGGCTGGTTCTTCGCGCCGACCGTGTTCACCGACGTCTCCGCCGCGCACCGGATCGCCCGGGAGGAAATCTTCGGGCCGGTGCTGAGCGTCCTGACGTTCCGCACCCCGGATGAGGCGGTGGCGAAGGCGAACAACACCCCGTATGGCCTCTCAGCAGGAATCTGGACCGAGAAGGGCTCGCGCATTCTCGCCATGGCGGACAAGCTCCGCGCCGGCGTGGTGTGGGCGAACACCTTCAACCGGTTCGACCCGACCAGCCCGTTCGGTGGGTACAAGGAGTCCGGGTACGGGCGCGAGGGTGGGCGCCACGGCCTTGGGCTGTATCTGAAGGAGTCGCGATGAGCACCACGACGGCGGCACGGGTAGACGTGCGCAAAACGTACAAGCTCTTCATCGGGGGGAAGTTCCCGCGCTCGGAGTCCGGGCGCACCTACGAGGTGTCCGACGCCAAGGGGCGCTTCGCGGCGAACGCCGCGCAAGCCTCCCGCAAGGACGCACGCGACGCGGTCCGAGCGGCCCGGGCTGCTCAGCCCGGGTGGGCCGGGGCGACGGCGTACAACCGTGGGCAGGTGTTGTACCGGGTGGCTGAGCTACTGGAGGGCCGCCGGGCACAGTTCGTCGCCGACGTGGCCGCCGGTGAGGGGCTCTCGGCGCGGCGGGCCGAGGACGCAGTGTCCGCGGTGATCGACCGGTGGGTCTGGTACGCGGGCTGGACGGACAAGGTGGCCCAGGTGGCGGGGAACGCCAACCCGGTGGCCGGTCCGTACTTCAACCTCTCCGTGCCCGAGCCCACCGGCGTGGTGGCCGCGCTGGCGCCGCAGAAGTCCTCGTTGCTCGGGCTGGTCTCGGTGCTCGCGCCGATTCTGGTGACCGGGAACGCCGCGGTGCTGGTGGCCTCGCAGGATCGGCCGCTGCCGGCGATCACGCTCAGTGAAGTGCTCGCCACCTCGGATGTGCCCGGCGGCGTGGTCAACGTGCTCACCGGGAAGACGGCGGAGCTCGCCACTCCCCTGGCTCGTCATATGGACGTCAACGCATTCGATCTGGCCGGCGCGGTCGGGGCTGCGGACCTGACCTGGGGCGAGGTGGAGGCGGACGCCGCCGAGAACCTCAAGCGCGTGCGGCGCCCGGCCAGGGACACTGAGCCGAACTGGAAGGACGAGCAGTCGCTGGCGGCGATCCTTGCGTTCACTGAGACGAAGACGGTGTGGCACCCGAAGGGGATGTGAGGCCCGGTTCCGGTGTGATTGCGATGCACTGAGTACGTCGACATCACATCGCATCGCGGCTCAGGCGTGCAGCCGCGCCAGGAACTCCCTCGTCCTCACCCGCTGCGGGTCCCCGAGCACCTGCGCCGGCGTCCCCGCCTCGTGCACGCGCCCCTCATGCAGGAAGCACACTTGATCGGCCACGTCCCGCGCGAAGGCCATCTCGTGGGTGGCGATCAGCATGGTCATCCCTTCATTGCGCAGTTCGGCGAGTAGCTCGAGCACCTCCCCCACCAGCTCGGGGTCGAGCGCCGAGGTCACCTCGTCCAGGAGCAACAACTCCGGTCCGTTCACCAGCGCCCGCGCGATCGCCGCCCGCTGCTGTTGACCGCCGGAGAGCTGGTCTGGATAGGCGCGCACCTTCTCCGCCAGGCCCACGCGGGTGAGCATCTCGACGGCGGCCGCTTCCGCCTCGGCCTTGTCGCGACCGTGCACGAGTCGCGGCGCTAGCGTCACGTTGTCGAGCACGCTCATGTGTCCGAACAGGTTGTAGGACTGAAACACCATGCCCATCCGGGCCCGGGCAGCGTCGGCATCCACCCACGGATCGGCCAGGTCCACTCCGCGCAGCTCGATGGAGCCGTCGTCAACATCCTCGAGCAGGTCGATTGCGCGTAGCAGCGTGGACTTACCCGAACCGGAGGCGCCGATCAGCACCACACACCCGTGCTCGGCCACCTCGAGGTCGAGGTCGTCCAGCACCACGTTCTCCCCGAACGCCTTACGCACGCCACTGACCCTCAGTAAGGGTTGCGCATCGCCGGCGGGGCGAGCGGACGCCGTCATCGGATCGCCCCCGCCGCACCGCGTGCGCCACGCCAGCCGCGGCGGGCGTTGAAGGCGTCCACGGCGCGAGTCAGCGGCACCGAGACCAGCAGGAAGAGAAACCCTGCGGCCACGTAGGGCGTGAAGTTGTAACTGCCGGTCACCGCGATCTCGGCCACTCGAATCGCGTCCACGGCCCCCAGCACCGAGATCAGCCCCGAGTCCTTCTGCAGCGCCACCACCATGTTCAGCAGCGCCGGCACCACGTTGCGCACGGCCTGTGGCACCACCACCCGCCGGGTGGTCTGCCCCCGGGTGAGGCCGAGCGCTCGAGCGGCTGCCACCTGCGAGGGGTGCACCGACTCGATCCCAGACCGGAAGATCTCCGACAGGTAGGCCGAGTACGTGAGCACCAGGGCGAGCGAACCCAGGAATGCGGCCTGGTTCGGAAGCCACGGCAAGCGCAACGCTGGGAGTCCGAATCCCACCAGCAGCAAGACCAGCAGCACCGGCACGCCACGGAAAATGTCCACGTAGACCACCACGGCCGCCCGCAACGGGAACAGAGCGGGCGTGGTGGTGGTGCGGGCGATCGCGAGCAGCAGTCCGAGCAGAATCGATAGCGCACCGGCGATGATCCACACGCGCAGGTTCAGCCACAGCCCCTCGGCGATCCCGGGGAGCACATCGGCGAACTCTCCCCGGTCGAAGAACGTCCCCTGGGCACGCTCCCACCCGGGTGAGGTGACCAGCACCCACCAGGCGAGCGCGGCCACGATCAGCGTGCTGGCGAAGGCCACGGCGAACGAACGCCGACGGCGGCCCGCACGGAACGCCGTCCGCTCGCGAGCGCGCTCGCTGGGCTCCCAGCCGCTCATCGACTCCTCAGACTGTCCACTCAGGTGGTCTACTCAGCCGGTTCAGCTGAGTTCTTCGATGCCCTCGGTCTTCAGCCACTCGGCGCTGAGGTCCTCGATGGTGCCGTCGGCCTCCAGCGCCTCCACCGCCTCGGAGACGCAACCGGTGAGCTCGGAGTCCTGGTCGAGGACGAAGCCGAGCTGGGAGGGCTCACCCTCCTCGGGGAGGGTCCCGACCACGGCAGAGTCCGGGAAGTACACGGTGGAGGCGGCCACGGCCTGGTTCACG
Protein-coding sequences here:
- a CDS encoding aldehyde dehydrogenase family protein — encoded protein: MPRFEYAPAPESRAVVDIDSSYGLFIDGEFTQGSSGQAMKTVNPATEEVLAEVAVADEADVDRAIKAARKAQEKVWGPMPGSERAKYLFRIARLLAERAREFAVLETLDNGKPIRESRDVDVPTAAAHFFYYAGWADKLEHAGFGSNPTPHGVAAQVIPWNFPLLMLAWKIAPALAAGNTVVLKPAETTPLTALLFADLLRQADLPAGVVNIVTGAGPTGQTLVTHPGVDKVAFTGSTAVGRQIARQLAGTRIPATLELGGKAANIVFDDAALDQAIEGIVNGIFFNQGQVCCAGSRLLVQESIADELVDRLKDRLGTLRVGDPMDKNTDVGAINSARQLDRIRELTQAGEDEGATRWTSDCALPETGWFFAPTVFTDVSAAHRIAREEIFGPVLSVLTFRTPDEAVAKANNTPYGLSAGIWTEKGSRILAMADKLRAGVVWANTFNRFDPTSPFGGYKESGYGREGGRHGLGLYLKESR
- a CDS encoding aldehyde dehydrogenase family protein, which produces MSTTTAARVDVRKTYKLFIGGKFPRSESGRTYEVSDAKGRFAANAAQASRKDARDAVRAARAAQPGWAGATAYNRGQVLYRVAELLEGRRAQFVADVAAGEGLSARRAEDAVSAVIDRWVWYAGWTDKVAQVAGNANPVAGPYFNLSVPEPTGVVAALAPQKSSLLGLVSVLAPILVTGNAAVLVASQDRPLPAITLSEVLATSDVPGGVVNVLTGKTAELATPLARHMDVNAFDLAGAVGAADLTWGEVEADAAENLKRVRRPARDTEPNWKDEQSLAAILAFTETKTVWHPKGM
- a CDS encoding amino acid ABC transporter ATP-binding protein, with translation MTASARPAGDAQPLLRVSGVRKAFGENVVLDDLDLEVAEHGCVVLIGASGSGKSTLLRAIDLLEDVDDGSIELRGVDLADPWVDADAARARMGMVFQSYNLFGHMSVLDNVTLAPRLVHGRDKAEAEAAAVEMLTRVGLAEKVRAYPDQLSGGQQQRAAIARALVNGPELLLLDEVTSALDPELVGEVLELLAELRNEGMTMLIATHEMAFARDVADQVCFLHEGRVHEAGTPAQVLGDPQRVRTREFLARLHA
- a CDS encoding amino acid ABC transporter permease, with protein sequence MSGWEPSERARERTAFRAGRRRRSFAVAFASTLIVAALAWWVLVTSPGWERAQGTFFDRGEFADVLPGIAEGLWLNLRVWIIAGALSILLGLLLAIARTTTTPALFPLRAAVVVYVDIFRGVPVLLVLLLVGFGLPALRLPWLPNQAAFLGSLALVLTYSAYLSEIFRSGIESVHPSQVAAARALGLTRGQTTRRVVVPQAVRNVVPALLNMVVALQKDSGLISVLGAVDAIRVAEIAVTGSYNFTPYVAAGFLFLLVSVPLTRAVDAFNARRGWRGARGAAGAIR
- a CDS encoding NAD(P)-dependent oxidoreductase is translated as MIIAVFGATGTAGSAVTSEALSRGHHVIAVSRTPGRDSAQLSWRSIDLDAGEKLEPILAHTDVAVLTVRPDPGQEHRIVQWTSTFLDAAAATETRVIVIGGAAALRTPGSTQTLVADDPAYVAPQWASVARASLEQFRACVRHSSSRWTYLSPPAILEPGPGAGTYRRGTTRLLTNADGVSQITAGDLSLAVLDEVESPQGDQHFTVCAADPP
- the deoC gene encoding deoxyribose-phosphate aldolase, translated to MTAMSPAPPTEPVRSTSPVRSSSGGTHPAARTADQVAADASAVVGSADLSNGALRTFLHGLPGVDKVGLDARAATLGTRSIKTTAKAWALDTIISMIDLTTLEGADTPGRVRSLVAKARTPEPADPSCPRPAAVCVYGDMVTVAKEALGSSSGINVAAVATAFPAGRAGRTARIADTTDAVKAGAEEIDMVIDRGAFLSGHYRKVFDDIVAVREICQQRTGEPAHLKVILETGELATYDNVRRASWLSMLAGADFIKTSTGKVSPAATLPVTVLMLEAVRDFLAATGVHVGVKPAGGIRTSKDAIKYLVAVNEVAGEAWLEPEFFRFGASSLLNDVLLQRQKLSTGAYSGPDYVTID